CTATGAACGTTAAAAAACCAAGTGAACCTAGCACAAATAGCTGAAAATCCCCCATTGATCTCCCACCTTTAATGTCAAATAATCTAATTTCATTCTACGGCTATATACCTTATAAGGGTATGTTGCGAAACTGAACTACATGATTAATCTACAGTCAGAATTCACACTTCCATGATAAATTCCAAAAAGTGCATAGTCTTTGCATAAGTAATGGGTATAATTAACACATACTTAAAACCGAACATTAGAGAGGAGGTAATGGTGTGTCGAACCACTCACATCATCACCACAAACCGGAAAAACATACTGCATCAGAGCACAATCATGATCAGCATGCCCATCACTCCAACGAAGAACATCACGGGCATAATGATCACCATTCCCATGAAAAACATAATCACGGACATCATGATCACCATGCACATATGGTAGAAGATTTTAAAAGGCGTTTCTATATTTCGCTCATTGTTACGATCCCTATATTAATCTTGTCACCAATGATTCAAATGTTTTTGAACGTGGACTGGCGTTTTACTGGGGATATGTATATCCTGTTTGCACTGTCTACTTTTGTATTTTTATATGGGGGTTGGCCTTTCCTTGCAGGGACTAAGGATGAACTGAAAAATAAAACCCCGGGCATGATGACGCTGATTTCATTAGCCATTACCGTTGCATATGTGTACAGTACAGCTGCAGTATTCGGCTTTGCAGAAAATGATTTCTTCTGGGAACTGGCTACACTTGTAGACATTATGTTACTTGGTCACTGGATTGAAATGCGTTCCGTAATGGGTGCCTCAAAAGCATTGGAAGAGCTAGCCAAGTTGATGCCTTCCGAGGCACATCTCATTGATGAGGATGGAGTTATTAAAGAAGTTGACGTAACGGAGTTGAAACAAGGCGATCGTGTACTTGTTAAACCTGGCGAAAAGGTACCGGTAGATGGAAAAATACTTGAAGGAAAATCGACGATTGACGAGTCGATGCTTACCGGAGAATCGGTTCCAGTTGAAAAAGAAGCTGGATTAGAGGCAATTGGCGGATCAATTAATGGGGAAGGATCCCTTGTTATTTCTGTCACGAAAACAGGTAGCGAAACATACCTTTCACAAGTCATTACCTTAGTAAAGGAAGCCCAAGAATCCAAATCACGCGCCCAAGACCTTGCGAACCGTGCTGCTAAGTGGTTGTTTTACGGTGCACTCGCTGCAGGCCTGATTACATTCATTATTTGGATTTCCCTTGGCTATCCTGTTTCATTCGCAATGGAAAGAATGGTGACCGTACTTATTATTGCTTGTCCACACGCTTTAGGATTGGCAGCTCCATTGGTTGTGGCCGTTTCAACATCCATTGCAGCTAAAAATGGACTTCTCATCCGAAATCGAGCCGCTTTTGAAGGTGCCCGGAATATCGAGGCCGTCGTTTTCGATAAAACCGGTACATTGACGAAAGGTGAGTTCGGTGTAACCAACATCTACACATTTGGGGACTTCAGTGAAGAAGATGTCATTTCCTATGCAGCCACAGTCGAAGCTCAATCTCAACATCCTCTTGCGAAAGGTGTCACTAGGAAAGCAGACGAGATGGGCATCCCTCTTCAACGAGTGGAGAATTTCCAATCACTAACCGGTAAAGGGCTTGAAGGGACAGTAGATGGAAAACAGGTTATGGTCGTCAGTCCTGGTTATGTGAAAGAGTTGAACCTCAAATTTGATACGGTTCAATTCGATCAGTGGTCTTCGGAAGGAAAAACGGTCGTATTCACGCTGATTGATAAACAACTTGCCGGTATGATCGCCCTTGCGGATATCGTCCGTGAGACGGCCATAGATGCCATCAATATACTAAAAGAAATGAACGTCAAATCCATCATGCTTACGGGTGATAATGTAAAAGTAGCCCATTATGTAGGAGGACAACTTGGAATGGAGGAGATCTTCGCTGAAGTCCTTCCACACGAGAAGTCCGCAAAGATCGAGCATATCCAAAACGTTGAGCGACTCCGAACAGCAATGACTGGAGATGGGGTCAACGATGCACCTGCTCTCGCAAAAGCAGATTTAGGTATTGCTGTAGGGGCAGGTACTGATGTAGCCATCGAAACCGCCGATGTCGTTCTTGTTAAAAGTAATCCGCTTGATGTCGTGAATATTATTAAACTATCAAGGGCTACCTATCGTAAAATGACACAAAACTTGTGGTGGGCTGCAGGATATAATATCGCTGCAATCCCATTAGCGGCAGGTGTTCTCTATCCAATCGGCATTGTTCTAAGCCCAGCTGTAGGAGCCATATTAATGTCTTTAAGTACGATCATTGTAGCAATCAATGCAAGACTTCTGAAACTTTAAGGACTACTGAGATTATGCAAAAAGTAGTTGAAGGCGGTGGAGTCATGGAGAATAACGACTTGATTCAAAAAGAGCTGAAAGAATTAGAGTGTATGGAGGAATGCGATTCCGATGTCCTTGTGGCCCAATTAACAAAAAATCAACAACTAATTACATCAAGCCGTGAGCTATATTATAAGGAAGAACAGGATCAATCATGGATCGAGCATTATTACTGCCAAATTTCTTTTAGTGAAACTACACCTAAGCGTTTATTCCAGGACCTATGTAAACTTGTAACCGAAACTCACAAATATCAGCACCCTTATCACATAAGTAAAGATCAGTATCTTTACACTTGGGTTGACCTTCAACCAGACGGTCAACTAAAAAACATCTATTCCGGTGTGCAAAAAAATCCTAAAGTAGTCATTGAAGAAGATTTCAATACGGTTCAAAAACGGTTTCAAAAGTACCGAAAACTCGTCTTTAAGCAAAGGTACTCTAGCAAAGAAATCGGCAGGCATGTCAGAAGAGTTTCGAATGAACATAAATTCAATGCTGAACACGTTGTTCCCCAATCTTGGTTTAAAGCGAGGGAACCTATGAAAGGAGATTTACACCATCTCTTTGCATGTGAGCCGGTGTGTAATAGTACACGGTCTAACTTTCCCTATTATGAATTCGATTCATCAGCAGCGTCGGTTAGAAAACGTAGTTACTGCGGCTTATTTGATATCAACCAATTTGAACCAGAGTATGGTAAAGGACAAGTTGCCCGTGCAACCCTTTATTTCTTATTGCGATACCCAACAGAAATCTTACAGCACTATAAAAAAACCATTAGTCTCCCTTTATTGGTCCGGTGGCATGAACAATTCCCGGTAAACATCTACGAAAAGCATAGAAATAAAGCTATTTTTGAGATTCAGGGAAACCGAAATCCGTTTATCGACTTTCCCAATCTGACAAATGAAATAGATTTACAATAAAAAAATTCCGGCGTGTAGTAGTATCATACACACCGGAATTTTAGTTTAATCGCCACTGACAAAAGAGACAATAGCACCGAGATTCCTCTATGGCCGTATAGAAAATGCCTAAGGTTATATTATCAGCAGCTTTTTTTTCAGAATCATGCGTATGAATGCAGTCCTGCAATAATCAAGTTAACTGCAATTAAGTTAAACATGATAATGATAAAACCAATGACTGCAAGCCAGGCTGATTTCTCACCTTCCCATCCGCGGGAGAGCCGAAGATGTAAGTAGGCTGCATAGAATAACCACGTAATGAGCGCCCATACTTCTTTCGGATCCCACCCCCAAAATCTGGACCATGCTTCATGTGCCCAAATCATTGCAAAAACGAGTGCCCCAAGGGTAAATACCGGGAATCCGATCAGGACTGACCTGTAACCAATTTCATCCATAACTTCGGAATTCGCCTTTTTCGCGAACGGCTGAAACAATGCTGCAATCGGGCGACGCAAAATAAGTCTTAGCAGTATATAAAGGACTATGCCTGTTGCAACTGACCAAACGAAAGTCGTAAGCGTCTTCGCATTAACGATTGGAGGCATTTCAGCCAGCGGCGTCATCTTGTCGGGAGTAAGTGATTCATACTCATTCATCCCAAATAATGGCGGATAATTATATACTATTTGTGCTGTTTGTTCATTTTTATTAATATAGGTGAACTTCGCCTCATACCCCATGATCGCAAATGTGGAGGATGACAATATAAATCCGACAACAAGAATAAGAGTGAACATCACTGACTCCAACCAAAAACGTTGCTTTGATCTCTTCGTTAGATCAATGTTTTTCAATAGAAATACGAGACCTGCAACCGCGCTAATTGCGAGAATAGCCTCACCAATTGCTGCAGTAATAACATGAATCGTCAACCAATGGGTTTGCAACGCTGGAATTAATGGCGTGAGCTCCCGAGGGAACATACTTGCATATCCGATCATCACAACAGCTAGTGGTAATGCAAACAACCCAAGGGATGGTGTTCTGTAAAGGAAAAATAGTAAGATGAACGCGCCAACAACCATCATTGCAAATGCCGTAATAAATTCAAACATATTACTAACCGGTGCATGAGCAGAAGCAATCCATCGTGTAATAAAATAACCTAGATGAGCAATAAATCCAATTATCGTAATTCCGATCGCAATTTTTCCCCAACGATTATTTTCATATGACTCTTGTGTTTTTGCACCTTTTACCGCTCCGCCGAAGAATAGCGTTGCAACAAGATATGCAACAAATGAAAAGAACATTAAATTCCCACTCAATGATGCTAATTGCATTATAACTTGTCCCCTTTCATGCCTTCCTTATCAAACTTAGTTTCTTGTCTATCTTCATACTGCGGCAAGTCGGCGTAGACTCTCACTTTATCAAGCTCCTTTTTTAATCCAAACCAGTTTTTATTCGTATGACCTGCAAGGACAAGCTCATTCCCTTCACCTTTTTGTATCCATATTCTCCGATGGTTCCAGTAGGATCCTTGTGCAACTCCAATCATGAAAATAATACCCCCTAGGAGCAATAGATAGAGCGTTTTATCCTTCCGAACAACAAGGCCAGTAATGTCTCGTGTTTCCGCGCTGACAAACTTTACTTCATAATCATTTACATTTGTTTCAAGCGTCTGTCTGATAGCGACAAAACTTTTATCACCTTCCGGCTTGGCTGGCGTCACCATATTAAATATGAATGCTGGATTGTTCGGAATCGGTGATTTAGTAACGGGTTCTCCGTCTTCAACACCATCATAATCTGGATAATAATCTAACAGCTCGACAATCGCGCCTTCGTTTAATTCATACAAACGCCCGGGATTGAGAAGGTCAACCGTAAATTCGCCAAATGACTTGCTCGTCGACTTTTCCATCAATTGGAATGTCATCGATTTTAATTCGTTGAGACGGTAATCCATTTGGTATACGTTGAATCCGTCAAAGTTTAATGGTTTATTAACGGTGATTGAATAGTCTTTTACAAATTCCATCTTCTCTGACTGACCTGGAATGCCGCCCACCGGATCTTTATATAAGGTGACATCTGATTGGAAATTTTTCACGATAGTCCCAACTCGATCTATAGCCTGACCGAAAGCTGCATCTTCTTCCTTCGAATAAGTCTCTATAATGAAATCATTGTTCTTTAAATAATAGCCGGGAGCTCCCGGGAGGGCACGTGTCTCTCCTTCTCGAAGCCAAACCGTTTCATCGACATAAAAACCAGGAAGAGTTCGTAAAAGAACCGCAAACAGGAAGATGATCAATCCCGTATGATTGACGTAAGGACCCCATCTAGAAAAACGGCCTTTCTCCGCAAGCAACGCTCCTTCTTCAGTCTTCACGTTGTAACGAAGTTCTTTAAGCTTCTCTTCCGCTTTAGCAAATGAGCTATTCGAATCAACAACTACCCCTTCGCCATATATCCTTTGCTTTGTCAAAAAGGATCTATGCCGTTTCGTACGTTGCTTTTTCAATGATTTATAGAGTGGAAAAACCCTGTCAACACTGGCAATAATGATGGAAGTACCAAGCATTCCGATTAATGTGATGAACCACCAACTATTGTACATATCATAAAATCCGAGATTATAATAAAGGGTACCGGCAAACCCATAGTGCTTTTCGTAATATGCTAAAATATCTGCATCAGTAGTTGCCGGAACAAATAGCTTCTGTGGAAATAGCGTTCCTATTGCTGATGTCGCAAGGACTGCAATAATGATATTAATTCCTACCTTAACACTAGAAAAGAAGTTCCAGATTTTATCAACAATCGATCGTTTATATGTTTGTGATCTTCTTGCCGATCCTTCATATCGCATATCGATAAGTTTACTTTCCCTCGCCTCATCAGTCTGAGGACGTCCGCATTGCTCACAAAGAACCGTGCCAAAAGGGTTTTCATGACCACAATGGCATTTTATTTTACTCATTTATCAATATCTCCTTAAAGATTTTAATTTGCTGTTAAAACCCCATGAAATCCCCGAAAAATGGACTAAGCCAAGCAATAATGAACGTCAATCCATCAAAGAAAAGCAGGATTCCAAGTGCAATCATGATATAACCACCGACTTTGGTAATTGTTCGGCTATATTTTTGAATCCATTTAACACGGGTAATGAAAATCGAAAGTAGGAAAAATGGAATCGCGAATCCAAGAACATAGGCAAGCATATACCAGATGCCAGAACCCGGATTTTGGGAAGCTAGCATGAAGACAGCCCCTGTTATCGGACCGGTACACGGTGTCCATCCCGCTGCAAACGCAAGTCCAATAAGAAACGTGCCAAAATAACCAGCAGGTCGGTTTTTAAATTGGAGTTTTTTCTCCTTCATTAGGAATGCTGGTGTAAATAGACCAATAATCATTAAACCGAAAATAATAATGAAAATGGAACCAATTTGTCGAAGGAGATCTTGATATTGAATAAAGAAAGTCCCTACGAAACTGGAGCTAAATCCAAGAAATATGAAGATGATTGAAAAGCCTAATAGAAACAATAATGTGTGTATGATTCCGCTTTTCCGTATCTTCTTACTATCAGATTTCAATTCATCGAGTGACATGCCAGTAATATAAGAAAGGAACGCTGGGTAGAGCGGTAATGTGCAGGGTGATATGAAGTTAAGAAGCCCTGCACCAAATGCTAGAATTAAATTCAGATCAGTTAACATATATGAACACTCCTTAAATTGAACACAAACAGCAATTTGTTAGAAAAAAAATTAAATCCCCCAATAAGTCAACGTATCAAATAGACCGATCAACACTAATAGCAATCCCGCTAACCGTTGAATGACACGACCGATTTTCACGCTTTTCCTCATGATTCGGCGATCTGTTTCGAAAACCCATATAATCAGGAATAGAAGAATAAGGGGGAATGATGTTGCGATTCCAAATACGGCGGGAAGTACAAACCCATACGAGGTTGACGAAACGATTGGCATGAGCCAAACGAAAAACAGAACAAACATTGTCGGGCAAAATGCAAGTGAAAAACTTGCACCTAGAAGGAAAGAGCCAATCTTCCCTTTTCGCATTCGTACCGGTATATGTATAGTCATCCGTTGAAAGACTCTCAGTTTCAAAACTCCCAATAGTACAAGCCCAGTAACAACAATGAGAGGGCCTATCACTTTACGGAAAAGCGGAAAGTACTCGGTCATCTTTGATTCGAATGTTTGACCGAACATCCATGCCAAAAGGCCAAATGCGCTGAATACGACAACCTTTCCTGCAATGAAAGCAAAAATTTCGAGCCAATCTGTCTTGAATTGAATCGTCCGATTGCCGTAAAGAGTGATGGCGCTCATATTCCCTGTCAATTGACAGGGGGCAACAGCGCCAACTACTCCTAACAGTAATGCAACCATGAGTGGGAAATCTGCATACGCATTAATTAGGCCCGTGACAGGCTCCGTGATTATTTGACTGATTTTCGACAAAAATCCATACATTGAAAATCACCAATCCTACTTTAATTTTAGTAACTCTCCATTTTTAGCAAGGGTTTCCCAATTTACTCCTCTGTCTGTTGTCCTATAAATATCATTAGTAAAAGTGGCAATTACAATCTCCCGTTGATCATCTGGATTAACCGCTATATATACGATTGGTTCAATTTCGTCTGGAAGCGGAATTTCCACTTCCTCTTTTCCATCTGATACAAACGAGCTGAGCTTCACAATGTCATTCTCGTAGCTGGCATACAATCCTCCTGTTTCAGTCAACATCACAAATGTAACCACGCCCACCTCATTTAGAGGGGCAAAGCTTTCACCAAAGTCCTGTGAGAAAAACAATCCATCTTTACTCCCGATTGTAATTATTTCTTCGCGGGAAGGATGTGCTGCTAAATTCGAGATATACTCGGAATCGAAACCATTCATTGAAGCTTGCTTCCATGAACCTCCCTCATCGAGTGAATAATGAAGACCCGCCGGCATATCTTTTGTCGGCATTTCATTCAATGCATAGATGGCATTTGACTCATATCCGACTGCCATATAGTGAAAATCGATTTCACCGTAAAATGCCAATTTTTCAAAGCTCGCACCACGATCTGTACTTTTCACAAGTCCAAGTGGATTTTTAAGTTTTGAATTTGGTTCCGGATGTCCGCTTGAAAAGAAACCTTCACGTACTGCTTGGAAACCCATATAATCATGCTTTTCACTATTCGCTTCTTTCCAACCATCTTCACCATAAGCATAAAGCCCTTCATGTGTTGAAATGACCACTTCAGGACCTCCATTTATATAACCTAGACCATGTAGATGATCAATTTTACTGTTTTTCAATTCCTCAAACGCGAAGGTATCATCCTTAGTCGCATTACATGCAGACAAAAGCGTGATGATGCCCGCAATGCCAATATATTTCGCTATTTTTTTCATCATTTCAATCTCCTTTAGTTCCACTTATATCCAATTCCCCACACCGTTAATAAGAAGTCATTGATAGGGAATCCCGCAGCTTTTAATTTCTCCCTTAAATTACGGATATGCGAGTCCACTGTTCGAATATCTGTGAATGTGTTATAGTCCCAAGCGGTACGTAAAAGCTGTTCCCTAGTAAATGTCCTTTTCGGATGAGTGATTAACGCCTCAATTATATAAAATTCCTTTAAGGTCAATTGCACTTCCAAGTTATTATAATGTAATGAATAAGAATCCCGATTCAACGTGAAATCCCCATACACAGTATTGCTTCTATCGTCAGTTTCGCTTGCAGTGCGGCGTAATAATGCATTCACTCTTGCCACAAGTTCCCGCTCATCAAACGGCTTCGTGATATAATCATCAGCCCCGAATTCAAGGCCTTTTACAATATCTGCTTTGTCTGTCCTCGCTGTAAGCATAATAACCGGAATGGTTGATAGTTCCCGTATATTCTTGCACACTTCCCAACCATCCAAATCGGGCATCATCACATCCAATAGAACGATATCGACCTTTTCATCCCTTACTATTTCCAACCCTTTTTTCCCGGTATCCGCTTTTATACAGTCGAAACCATGGGGTTCCAAAAACAATTCAAGTAAATCGAGCATTCTATGCTCGTCGTCTATAAGTAAGATCGTCTGCATCTTATCAACTCCTTACCGGTTTAAATCTTTATTGTAAATCTACTCCCTTTTCCAAACTCACTTTTCACTTCTATCGAGCCTCCATGCGCTTCTACCAACTCCTTCACAATGGCAAGTCCAAGACCAGATCCCCCAAACGTTCTAGAGCGGGATTTTTCAACTCTAAAAAGCTTTTCAAAAATCATATCGATTTGCTCTTCCGGTATTCCAATTCCTTCATCTGCGATTGAAATGACAGTTTGATTTTGTACTTTGGAAATTTCAAATCTCACAGTTGTGTTTTCATTTGAATACTTTAATGCATTATCTAATAGATTCAGTACAACCTGTTCAAGTCGCACTGGATCAGCATGAATCGAAAAATCATCCTTGCATATCAAATTCAGATTTACATTCTTTAGAGCAAATGAAGGTTCGACAAGTCGATAGATATCTTTTGCAAACTTTTCGGATGAAGTATTCTCCTTAGTTACAACGAATGCCCTTTCATCCATTTTCGCCAAATCCATTAAGTTTTTCACAAGATCCTTCATGCGATTGGATTCTTCAGCAATAATCATTAGATAGCTATTTCTTTCCTCTTCGGTTAAATCATGTCGCATAGCAACTTTCAAATAGCCAATCAAATAGGTTAACGGAGTACTTAGTTCGTGTGAGATGGATGCAAGAAATTCATTCCGTTCCTTTTTCATTTTCTCCAAATCGTTGG
The sequence above is drawn from the Sporosarcina luteola genome and encodes:
- a CDS encoding urease accessory protein UreH domain-containing protein codes for the protein MYGFLSKISQIITEPVTGLINAYADFPLMVALLLGVVGAVAPCQLTGNMSAITLYGNRTIQFKTDWLEIFAFIAGKVVVFSAFGLLAWMFGQTFESKMTEYFPLFRKVIGPLIVVTGLVLLGVLKLRVFQRMTIHIPVRMRKGKIGSFLLGASFSLAFCPTMFVLFFVWLMPIVSSTSYGFVLPAVFGIATSFPLILLFLIIWVFETDRRIMRKSVKIGRVIQRLAGLLLVLIGLFDTLTYWGI
- a CDS encoding F510_1955 family glycosylhydrolase → MKKIAKYIGIAGIITLLSACNATKDDTFAFEELKNSKIDHLHGLGYINGGPEVVISTHEGLYAYGEDGWKEANSEKHDYMGFQAVREGFFSSGHPEPNSKLKNPLGLVKSTDRGASFEKLAFYGEIDFHYMAVGYESNAIYALNEMPTKDMPAGLHYSLDEGGSWKQASMNGFDSEYISNLAAHPSREEIITIGSKDGLFFSQDFGESFAPLNEVGVVTFVMLTETGGLYASYENDIVKLSSFVSDGKEEVEIPLPDEIEPIVYIAVNPDDQREIVIATFTNDIYRTTDRGVNWETLAKNGELLKLK
- the ccsB gene encoding c-type cytochrome biogenesis protein CcsB; protein product: MQLASLSGNLMFFSFVAYLVATLFFGGAVKGAKTQESYENNRWGKIAIGITIIGFIAHLGYFITRWIASAHAPVSNMFEFITAFAMMVVGAFILLFFLYRTPSLGLFALPLAVVMIGYASMFPRELTPLIPALQTHWLTIHVITAAIGEAILAISAVAGLVFLLKNIDLTKRSKQRFWLESVMFTLILVVGFILSSSTFAIMGYEAKFTYINKNEQTAQIVYNYPPLFGMNEYESLTPDKMTPLAEMPPIVNAKTLTTFVWSVATGIVLYILLRLILRRPIAALFQPFAKKANSEVMDEIGYRSVLIGFPVFTLGALVFAMIWAHEAWSRFWGWDPKEVWALITWLFYAAYLHLRLSRGWEGEKSAWLAVIGFIIIMFNLIAVNLIIAGLHSYA
- a CDS encoding sensor histidine kinase — protein: MNKISKKLAAYFIISFLVLESVLMMYLHQNIVHTRVDEEYSRLLASGSNHRNVLIDYYSDETITHIVLMEIEGDRGVVITGKSGEIIRSSDTKLENLLPSLEFLQDSANQNDRIIKQDWKDSPYIISAHPYKIDENNSGYVLMFQSSEPIERLVQKLNFHFGLAGGAIIVILFVIYTILSKFLTRPLIRMKEATEKLSEGKFDVSLPIGGNDELGELSIAIRKLANDLEKMKKERNEFLASISHELSTPLTYLIGYLKVAMRHDLTEEERNSYLMIIAEESNRMKDLVKNLMDLAKMDERAFVVTKENTSSEKFAKDIYRLVEPSFALKNVNLNLICKDDFSIHADPVRLEQVVLNLLDNALKYSNENTTVRFEISKVQNQTVISIADEGIGIPEEQIDMIFEKLFRVEKSRSRTFGGSGLGLAIVKELVEAHGGSIEVKSEFGKGSRFTIKI
- a CDS encoding cytochrome c biogenesis CcdA family protein codes for the protein MLTDLNLILAFGAGLLNFISPCTLPLYPAFLSYITGMSLDELKSDSKKIRKSGIIHTLLFLLGFSIIFIFLGFSSSFVGTFFIQYQDLLRQIGSIFIIIFGLMIIGLFTPAFLMKEKKLQFKNRPAGYFGTFLIGLAFAAGWTPCTGPITGAVFMLASQNPGSGIWYMLAYVLGFAIPFFLLSIFITRVKWIQKYSRTITKVGGYIMIALGILLFFDGLTFIIAWLSPFFGDFMGF
- a CDS encoding heavy metal translocating P-type ATPase, producing the protein MSNHSHHHHKPEKHTASEHNHDQHAHHSNEEHHGHNDHHSHEKHNHGHHDHHAHMVEDFKRRFYISLIVTIPILILSPMIQMFLNVDWRFTGDMYILFALSTFVFLYGGWPFLAGTKDELKNKTPGMMTLISLAITVAYVYSTAAVFGFAENDFFWELATLVDIMLLGHWIEMRSVMGASKALEELAKLMPSEAHLIDEDGVIKEVDVTELKQGDRVLVKPGEKVPVDGKILEGKSTIDESMLTGESVPVEKEAGLEAIGGSINGEGSLVISVTKTGSETYLSQVITLVKEAQESKSRAQDLANRAAKWLFYGALAAGLITFIIWISLGYPVSFAMERMVTVLIIACPHALGLAAPLVVAVSTSIAAKNGLLIRNRAAFEGARNIEAVVFDKTGTLTKGEFGVTNIYTFGDFSEEDVISYAATVEAQSQHPLAKGVTRKADEMGIPLQRVENFQSLTGKGLEGTVDGKQVMVVSPGYVKELNLKFDTVQFDQWSSEGKTVVFTLIDKQLAGMIALADIVRETAIDAINILKEMNVKSIMLTGDNVKVAHYVGGQLGMEEIFAEVLPHEKSAKIEHIQNVERLRTAMTGDGVNDAPALAKADLGIAVGAGTDVAIETADVVLVKSNPLDVVNIIKLSRATYRKMTQNLWWAAGYNIAAIPLAAGVLYPIGIVLSPAVGAILMSLSTIIVAINARLLKL
- a CDS encoding endonuclease I family protein produces the protein MQKVVEGGGVMENNDLIQKELKELECMEECDSDVLVAQLTKNQQLITSSRELYYKEEQDQSWIEHYYCQISFSETTPKRLFQDLCKLVTETHKYQHPYHISKDQYLYTWVDLQPDGQLKNIYSGVQKNPKVVIEEDFNTVQKRFQKYRKLVFKQRYSSKEIGRHVRRVSNEHKFNAEHVVPQSWFKAREPMKGDLHHLFACEPVCNSTRSNFPYYEFDSSAASVRKRSYCGLFDINQFEPEYGKGQVARATLYFLLRYPTEILQHYKKTISLPLLVRWHEQFPVNIYEKHRNKAIFEIQGNRNPFIDFPNLTNEIDLQ
- the resB gene encoding cytochrome c biogenesis protein ResB; translated protein: MSKIKCHCGHENPFGTVLCEQCGRPQTDEARESKLIDMRYEGSARRSQTYKRSIVDKIWNFFSSVKVGINIIIAVLATSAIGTLFPQKLFVPATTDADILAYYEKHYGFAGTLYYNLGFYDMYNSWWFITLIGMLGTSIIIASVDRVFPLYKSLKKQRTKRHRSFLTKQRIYGEGVVVDSNSSFAKAEEKLKELRYNVKTEEGALLAEKGRFSRWGPYVNHTGLIIFLFAVLLRTLPGFYVDETVWLREGETRALPGAPGYYLKNNDFIIETYSKEEDAAFGQAIDRVGTIVKNFQSDVTLYKDPVGGIPGQSEKMEFVKDYSITVNKPLNFDGFNVYQMDYRLNELKSMTFQLMEKSTSKSFGEFTVDLLNPGRLYELNEGAIVELLDYYPDYDGVEDGEPVTKSPIPNNPAFIFNMVTPAKPEGDKSFVAIRQTLETNVNDYEVKFVSAETRDITGLVVRKDKTLYLLLLGGIIFMIGVAQGSYWNHRRIWIQKGEGNELVLAGHTNKNWFGLKKELDKVRVYADLPQYEDRQETKFDKEGMKGDKL
- a CDS encoding response regulator transcription factor encodes the protein MQTILLIDDEHRMLDLLELFLEPHGFDCIKADTGKKGLEIVRDEKVDIVLLDVMMPDLDGWEVCKNIRELSTIPVIMLTARTDKADIVKGLEFGADDYITKPFDERELVARVNALLRRTASETDDRSNTVYGDFTLNRDSYSLHYNNLEVQLTLKEFYIIEALITHPKRTFTREQLLRTAWDYNTFTDIRTVDSHIRNLREKLKAAGFPINDFLLTVWGIGYKWN